Proteins encoded together in one Anguilla anguilla isolate fAngAng1 chromosome 9, fAngAng1.pri, whole genome shotgun sequence window:
- the LOC118235269 gene encoding sodium-dependent phosphate transport protein 2A-like, whose amino-acid sequence MSSCPISISIHGEEPITEDGSSQGATPYQHPGPGAMGSRELGSFSTLDLISSCEGCKTETQSPKTCGVQSMPNAPVPTRDGRWRVMSLFINVSKVPVLLLLLYTFVCSLDVLSSAFQLAGGKVAGDIFKDNAILSSPVAGLVVGILVTVLVQSSSTSTSIVVSLVSSGLLDVNSAVPIIMGSNIGTSVTNTIVALMQAGERDEFRRAFAGATVHDCFNWLSVLVLLPLEAATGLLGRLARAVVRSFRIRGGKDAPDLLKVITEPFTRLIIQLDKSIITAIATGDEIMRNQSLIKVWCKTSLITSSVNISVDGPENCTTAYDCWQEGGSVWTAQNLTHQVNIQKCSHLFVDSPMSDLAVGLLLLGTSLLTLCSCLVLLVKLLNSLLKGQVAKVIQKFINTDFSYPFGWLAGYLAILVGAGMTFVVQSSSVFTSAITPLIGIGVISIERAYPLTLGSNIGTTTTAILAALASPGEKLAPAFQVALCHFFFNILGILLWYPVPATRLPIRMAKALGERTARYRWFAVLYLLVCFLLLPSVVFGLSALGWRATAGVGAPCGAALLFVLAVNWLQSRRPRLLPRRLRTWDFLPLWARSLRPLDALIARATLKCHACTDDPCPSPSTPQRTPELTVTQIKPHSPCDNAASSYLDESPASCSPDKSVRL is encoded by the exons ATGTCATCCTGTCCAATCAGCATCAGCATTCATGGAGAGGAACCAATAACTGAGG ATGGGAGTTCCCAAGGTGCCACGCCCTATCAGCACCCAGGGCCGGGAGCAATGGGTAGCAGAGAACTGGGGTCTTTCTCCACTCTGGACCTCATCAGCAGCTGTGAGGGGTGCAAGACTGAGACCCAGTCCCCGAAAACCTGTGGGGTGCAGAGTATGCCCAATGCACCAG TGCCCACGAGAGACGGGAGGTGGAGGGTGATGTCACTCTTCATTAACGTCTCCAAAGTTCCCgtactcctcctccttctctacACGTTTGTCTGTTCCCTGGACGTTCTCAGCTCAGCTTTCCAGTTGGCTGGTG GCAAGGTGGCGGGAGACATCTTCAAGGACAATGCcatcctgtccagtccagtagCAGGGCTGGTGGTTGGTATCCTAGTGACGGTCCTGGTCCAGAGCTCCAGCACCTCAACGTCGATTGTCGTCAGTCTGGTGTCCTCTGGAT TGCTGGACGTGAATTCTGCTGTCCCAATAATTATGGGCTCCAACATTGGGACATCCGTCACCAACACCATTGTGGCTCTAATGCAAGCGGGAGAGCGAGACGAGTTCAGACG GGCCTTTGCCGGGGCAACGGTGCATGACTGCTTCAACTGGCTTTCGGTCCTGGTGCTGCTGCCCTTGGAGGCGGCCACTGGCCTGCTTGGCCGCCTGGCTCGGGCTGTGGTCAGGAGCTTCCGCATCCGGGGTGGGAAAGACGCCCCAGACCTGCTGAAGGTCATCACCGAACCGTTCACCAGGCTCATCATCCAG CTGGACAAGTCAATCATCACAGCCATTGCTACGGGAGACGAAATCATGCGAAACCAGAGTCTGATCAAAGTGTGGTGCAAGACCAGTCTGATCACA TCCTCAGTGAACATTTCTGTTGATGGTCCTGAAAACTGCACCACTGCATACGACTGCTGGCAAGAGGGTGGCAGCGTTTGGACCGCACAGAACCTGACCCATCAAGTCAACATCCAAAAAT GTAGCCACCTGTTCGTGGACTCCCCTATGTCAGACCTGGCGGTGGGGCTCCTCTTGCTCGGCACCTCCCTGCTGACCCTCTGCTCCTGCCTGGTGCTGCTTGTCAAGCTGCTGAACTCCCTCCTCAAGGGTCAGGTGGCAAAGGTCATCCAGAAGTTCATCAACACAG acttcTCTTACCCCTTTGGCTGGCTGGCGGGGTACTTGGCCATTCTGGTGGGGGCTGGGATGACCTTTGTAGtccagagcagctcagttttcaCCTCTGCCATCACTCCCCTGATTG GTATCGGTGTAATCAGCATCGAGCGGGCCTACCCCCTCACTCTGGGGTCCAACATCGGCACGACCACCACCGCCATCCTCGCTGCCCTGGCCAGCCCCGGGGAGAAGCTGGCTCCCGCGTTCCAG GTGGCACTGTGCCACTTCTTCTTCAACATCCTGGGCATCCTGCTGTGGTACCCGGTGCCGGCGACGCGACTCCCGATCCGCATGGCGAAGGCGCTGGGTGAGCGGACGGCCCGGTACCGCTGGTTCGCCGTGCTCTACCTGCTGGTTTGCTTCCTGCTGCTCCCGTCCGTGGTGTTCGGCCTGTCCGCGCTGGGCTGGCGGGCCACGGCGGGCGTGGGGGCGCCCTGCGGCGCCGCCCTGCTGTTCGTCCTGGCCGTGAACTGGCTGCAGTCccgcaggccccgcctcctcccccgccgGCTGCGCACCTGGGACTTCCTGCCTCTCTGGGCGCGCTCCCTCCGGCCACTCGACGCCCTCATTGCCAGGGCGACGCTGAAATGCCACGCCTGCACGGATGACCCCTGCCCTTCCCCCAGCACGCCTCAGCGCACCCCAGAATTGACCGTGACCCAAATCAAGCCCCACTCGCCTTGTGATAACGCCGCTTCCTCTTACCTGGACGAGAGCCCTGCCTCCTGCTCACCAGACAAAAGCGTTCGCCTTTAA